The proteins below are encoded in one region of Sphingobacterium sp. R2:
- a CDS encoding TCR/Tet family MFS transporter — protein MENSKKKAAIGFIFITLLIDITGWGIIIPVVPKLIEELIHSDISEAAKYGGWLGFAYAFTQFIFSPVVGNLSDKYGRRPVILISLFGFAVDYIFLALAPTIGWLFLGRVIAGLTGASVTTASAYIADISTDEDRAKNFGLIGAAFGLGFIIGPVIGGLLGHYGARVPFYAAAGLCMLNFLYGYFILPESLEKNRRRAFDWKRANPVGSFKFLGKHPEISGLIVALILIYIAGHAVQSNWSFFTMYKFNWTERMVGISLGVIGLLIGLVQGVLIRWTTPKLGEQKSIFYGLTLYAIGLLLFSFASQGWMMFAFLIPYCLGGICGPALQSVITKNVPSNEQGELQGALTSLMSATSIIGPPMMTNLFYYFTHDNAPFKFSGAPFFLAFVLMSISVIIVYSAFKKKRKQQINQL, from the coding sequence ATGGAAAATTCCAAGAAAAAAGCAGCAATCGGATTTATATTTATCACATTACTCATCGATATTACAGGTTGGGGAATCATCATTCCTGTTGTTCCTAAACTTATTGAGGAGCTGATCCATAGTGACATCAGCGAAGCGGCTAAATATGGTGGCTGGCTTGGCTTTGCTTACGCTTTTACGCAGTTCATATTTTCTCCTGTCGTTGGCAATCTCAGTGATAAATATGGGAGAAGGCCTGTTATATTGATTTCCCTTTTTGGATTCGCGGTAGACTATATCTTTCTTGCCCTTGCTCCAACTATAGGATGGCTTTTCTTGGGAAGAGTTATTGCCGGATTGACTGGAGCCAGCGTTACAACAGCAAGTGCCTATATTGCAGATATATCAACCGATGAAGATCGGGCGAAGAACTTCGGCTTGATAGGTGCTGCATTTGGTTTGGGCTTCATCATTGGTCCTGTTATCGGAGGTTTACTCGGCCACTATGGCGCTAGAGTTCCATTTTATGCCGCCGCTGGGTTGTGCATGCTAAACTTCCTTTATGGCTATTTTATTCTGCCTGAGAGCTTAGAAAAAAATAGACGCAGAGCCTTTGACTGGAAACGTGCCAATCCTGTTGGATCTTTTAAATTTCTCGGAAAACACCCGGAAATATCTGGTTTAATCGTTGCCTTAATTTTAATATATATTGCAGGACATGCTGTTCAGAGCAATTGGAGCTTTTTCACCATGTATAAATTCAATTGGACCGAAAGAATGGTCGGTATTTCGTTGGGTGTCATTGGTTTGTTGATTGGTTTGGTACAAGGTGTTTTGATTCGATGGACAACACCCAAACTTGGCGAACAGAAAAGCATTTTTTATGGTCTGACCCTTTATGCCATTGGCTTATTGCTATTCTCATTTGCGAGCCAAGGATGGATGATGTTCGCATTCCTAATCCCCTACTGCCTAGGCGGTATTTGTGGCCCAGCCTTACAATCGGTGATAACCAAAAATGTTCCTTCAAACGAGCAAGGGGAACTTCAAGGCGCATTGACCAGCCTGATGAGTGCAACGTCAATCATTGGTCCTCCGATGATGACCAATCTTTTCTATTACTTTACTCATGACAACGCACCATTCAAATTCTCCGGCGCACCATTTTTCTTAGCATTTGTTCTGATGTCAATAAGTGTAATAATTGTATATAGCGCTTTTAAGAAGAAGCGGAAACAACAGATAAATCAGCTTTAA